The segment TGAGACGCCGGATGAATAGCATATTATTGCCCCTGCTTGTAACTACCTCACCCCTCCCCCTGACTCACCCCCGGAACAAAACACAACCAAGAACTTAACAACCCCGCCAGCACCACCCATTCCAGCTCTCTGTAGGACCCGGAGATCATCCCCTGTTAAGATGACCACGTACCTTACCACGACAGCCTCACAAGTGGCCATTACACAAACCACAACACAACCTTTCCGTATGACTTTTTGGTATAATTCCTCCAATACTCATGTCGCCACATTTACATTTGACTTTTGTGACGTTATTGATTCATGCCCCCTGTGTCATGTCAATGTCACCTATATGAACACATTCCAACCAGGTCTATCTATATTTGTGTGGAGGATGGCTATTGGGGAAAGAACTGTAAACATTGGGGGTCGGTGGGGTGGAATACGGGCCCAGGCCCTAGGTGGGGATACAAGCCCAAAAGCGCATTAGACAGGAAGGATAAAAATGGCAAATCCTTAATTGATAGGATGACTCTCTTTAAGTCTGGGTCCTGCCTTAGTTCTGGCCGCTCTGGCTTTAGTATGAGACTAACCTTTACCATTGAAAACCCCAGTCCAAATGATAGTGGCTCTTATATTCTCTCCGTATGGGTAAGTGGTGGTGTAGGCCCCTCCCAGGGTAGATTTCATATCAAAGATATGGTTAATTCATCTGAATGGGGCAAAATTGCCTCTGCACTTAACGACAAAACCCCAACTGAATCCCAGTCCCAATCACAAACTATGGTTGCTATGGCTGATCCCTCACCAAGGGTTACTATGGCTACCGAAACAGGTTATTCAGATATTAATTTATGGTTAGAATGGATGGCATTCGCagccaaacaatataataaatccaACTGTTATGTCTGTGATAAGGCCCGCCCCCACTTAGGTACTGTCCCCCTTAACATCCCCAGTAGCGCTGAGTCCTGTTTTCTCAGCCTTTATACTAATACCTTTGTTAATCAGTCAGCCTGTACCACCTGGAAAGAGAAATACCCCACCCTTACTAAAACCCCACACCCTGGTGAGGGCATTACTATATATTCTGGTAACTACACTTGCTATAGGGGCAAAGGTGAGGGTagattcctaggtaacttcacatctaATTACTGCTCTAAGTATAGTAATCTCACCACCCAAAATCACACTCAGTCCttaggtgacatatattggatttgcggggatatgaaaatcTGCGCTAGGTTAGAGGGACAgtggtctggggaatgtgctctagcaaaagttattatGCCTCTCCATATTTTAGGTGgaaataacacatacacacacgctcaccCCACCTCCTCTCACCGTACACGGCGAGaggctatcccaggtagttttgacccccatATATACATAGACGCCATAGGGGTCCCAAGGGGGTCCCAgatgaatttaaggcccgtgaccaggtcaaagctggatttgaatccatcttccccatcataactgctaataaaaatgtagactggatcaattatatattttataatcaacagcGTTTTGTTAATTACaccagagatgcccttaaaggTATTGCTGAACAACTTggcccaacctcttacatgacattccaaaaccgcatggcTCTAGACATGCTCttagcagagaaaggaggggttTGTAAAGTCATTGACGCCCAAACTGGTGGGTCCTGCTGTACGTTTATCCCTGATAACACAGGACCCACAGGAAAGGTCACGCTTGCTATTAAAAAATTTGAAGAATTATCCAGTGAATTAAAGAAAAACTCTggcattgataacccctgggataaattcttcactggTTTAGGTCTGTTAGATtggctaaaaaatattggtaccattattgtttttattgccctCTTTATCCTTTTCTGTTATTgtggttttaaaatatttgtttcatgCATTGCTAAATGTACTGCAAAGCCTGCTGCTTCTAATCCCCATTGTCCACAATACCTGTACGTTCACCCTTCCACACATGCCTCTGCCCCATACCCCCATGTCCCACTCCATCCAAGATGTCAGTGCCAAGgtagtcattgttatgactaaagaggggaattgtcaggtAATATTACCTATTCGTTCAGTCCACATCACCTATGTTATGTACTTATGATGTTCTTATTTCGCACCATTTGTAATTTTGCTAAAACATTATATTCTGTCTTTTTTTCTTGTCTCACAAACTATGTCCTCTGATACTTCCCCTTTCTCTACTACAACGCTCTGCTAAATATACATATTGCATACATTATTCTCTGTAACCACAAGTTCATTTCCTTTTCACCCTCCTCCAACACACTGTCTCATGCAGAGCTAATCTATATTTTGCTCTAACCACAAACGTCCATTTCCTTTTACCCTCCTCCAATACATATCATCTTGTGCTATGTTATGCCATATTATGCTGCATACCAAATAGGGTCATGAATAGGGTCATGGGGCCATAAGGTGATTTGTTTAGCCAATGGTAATTTGTTTCGTATAGGATGCATACGTGCACCCAGGGCTATTTAAACAAGGTTTATGACTCAGAATAAATGAGCATTTGCTAATGACAACCTGCctggtgtgttattttggtaattgttcctGGAATTCCGAAGATCCTTGTTTTTCCAAGACTCAGCATTGCAAACTTGTTGTTCCCTGGGAAGAAATCCTCGTAGTGCCCaacagtgatcctgtacatccatcctggaaatgatggcaggtaaaggttgataattagcagcatcaggattcatggcctttgcataatgtcagggtgccaggaatcagactgagatgagaagtgcagaaataatcacacttttattaatagcaaaaaattataaaatgtccacaagtcaaataacaagccaggagtcaaaaccagagctggtagtcagacgagccgagtcaggagccaaagcgattagtcagacgagccggaatcaggaacaaggagaacagcagagtcaggaacaagccagggatcaggaaccaggaaggacgtcaggcagccaggtaatacacaggaactctcacaaacaggtctcagacaacgcaaaggcaaagcatcctgaacagaggccctttaaataataaatgatgatatcacaattctgagactgcatcctgtctcacatggatgatgcacaacagtctggtcataaaagaaagtgcaggaagtgagcagcatcccccacaatgcaccatagtcaggaagagaggtgagtaaaatggctgccagcagcacatggcaaacacaacagggaaaaaccctgacaagaagAGACAGGACTGGGGGAATACTGCAGTTTGCAAAACCACAGTGATATGGCTACATGAGTTAAGACACCGGCAAGAACCAACAGCTGATTTCTACATCCCTGAAAGCCGGATAAAGTTTCTACCAACactacgcgacacttacctcatactgattgaggttaaggagtgtaagtagacaccctaAGGGGAACTTCTACTCCGGGCACTGTGGATTTCTATCTTATTACATCTTGATCACAAACTAATACTCACTATCCAGTGGGCTACGTTTTGGTATATACCTTACCTTGTAAATCAGGAATTTCTTTACCCTCTATATCTATTTCGATGGGTTCTGGTATCTGAACTTACAAGTGACTGTATTTTGCTTATTTCTATCGATCTGAAGCAACACTGTATTACTGTATGTCTTTTTATGCCAATTCGCTAATGTTGATGTTTTAACATTTAACACTCCTAGTCACTATAGGCATTGACTATTAGTGGTAATATACCATTTAGGGCTCAACCTATTTAGTGATTTTTTATTCAATATATCTgctatataacatttttaattttaaaaattgtttatttttatttttgtttatatgaattatCACTGAATTATTGTATGTCTTTTTCATGCATATTTGCCAATGTtgatgtttttaacatttttaggtTTGAATTCTAGTTAATATTGACAGTGACATTTTGTGGCTAAATACCATTCAGTGCTCACCTTATCtaggtatttttaatttaatttaatgtgcttGTTATACATTTCCAAAATAGGTATTTCGTCCCATAGGTCCTTTTAAATAATTAATAGGTTTTTGTAGGACAATTCTATACTccttttataggtatatatatacacatacagagggGTTTCTTAACAGACACTCTAGCTAAATCTGGGAGAGACAACTCAGTGTGCCCTTTATTATTTATCTTTCCTCTTGTTTTTCTACATTACGTTTCTTATCATAGCTGGAGGCTTTGAGGACTCTCCagctttgatagatagattagagcAGCACTTCCGTGATTTGCTATTTTAGGTTTTACACTGCGccatactcaccttacttttctttcaatatatatatatatatatatatatatatatatatatatatataggtataaatatttatttgtttaaaaaaataaccattagatatatgtagaaatatttatttaggaataaatagaacatattccgttacttaaagaacattggaatatgaaatattcatattttcatgtcgggttagcgctaatgagaatatgtgatggtgtttgcacgagagtggggtgtttttttcaacttttttctttcCTACTACTGTGTTATTTGtgctgtatatattgtactctTTATTGCTATTCTATTATAAGGACATAGAGACACACTAGGTAAAACCTGTGTCCTATATTCACTATCGCATACCATTTTTtgttgtatatgtattgtatattttattgctTCTACTCTATTATAAGGACATAAGTACTTGGATGCAAGACGCCCCATTAACCGTGTTGAAGGGAAACCTAATGATACGTGGATAGATGATAGCCAGTGGCATTTAAGTCCTGTGTCTACCATCGCATGAGCTAGTGGAGACAACGTGTAACTTTAAGGTGTCACATTCGTCCTATCTAACAGTTTTGTCGAATACAGTTAACCCTGTATGGTACAGCTGTTGTTAGTGATTGCCAGTGACATAGTTGCAACTTGCCTCCAGTAGACGCTAAATccttttgattgtgtgtgtgtcaaatAATATTATTGGCCAGGGATCATGGGGACTAGTCAAAGTAAACAGCATATTTCGGGAGAAACATGTAAAGAATATGTGGCCAGGCAGGAAGATATAGGGTGGGCTATAGTGGACCCTTTCGTGGATAATGTGGTGGGCTGGACAGAGTCAATAGACCCCAGCACTGCATTTCCAAGGGATGGTGACAATTGTAAATTTCATAAGGACATGCTAAAGGGTTTATGTTTTGGGGATGAGAAAGCATTTAATTGGTATACAGGGGATCCCAATTGGGACATGCGGTACATGAGCGCAGCAGCCCAATACtggttaaaatattgtgacggATATAAATCCACCAGCAATAAGAAACACAAAATAGACAAATCTAAACCCCCAATCTATCGCCCCCCCCCCACAATTTACCCGAAACACGTCCCAAATACTATGcccactgcccccccccctcattagCCCCGCCACCATCATATACGGGATTATATCCCAGTATTACTCCTCCCAGAAACTCGAATTAAACCCCCAAgggttttattcgaaagaggggaaagGTGGGACAAACATTGGTATTCCTGAAGCcagtgcacccatttttatttcaaaaagtccacggtgtcagtcacctgagcatccacaacactctagcgttaatcaaaccttacttctgcGTACAAACCCTACAgttacatgtacaatcttacattGACCGTTGCATCACTTGTCTTCAAACCAAACACAACAACAAACCCGCAAAACATGACCACCTAACACCACCATCTGCACCCTTCACTCACCTGCAGATAGACTTCACACACATCcctaaaacaggaaccaaacagttCTACCTAttggtcatagttgaccaattttctggCTGACCTGAGGCCGTCCCCACTActagggaagatgcaaaaacagtagtgaaacacctttgcactgaCGTCAGTCGCCGATttggctgccccctgcagattaactcagacaatggTCCTGCCTTTGTTAGCaggtattgcaggaattggtaTCTCACctacagataaaatggaagtt is part of the Bombina bombina isolate aBomBom1 chromosome 6, aBomBom1.pri, whole genome shotgun sequence genome and harbors:
- the LOC128662967 gene encoding uncharacterized protein LOC128662967, whose amino-acid sequence is MPPVSCQCHLYEHIPTRSIYICVEDGYWGKNCKHWGSVGWNTGPGPRWGYKPKSALDRKDKNGKSLIDRMTLFKSGSCLSSGRSGFSMRLTFTIENPSPNDSGSYILSVWVSGGVGPSQGRFHIKDMVNSSEWGKIASALNDKTPTESQSQSQTMVAMADPSPRVTMATETGYSDINLWLEWMAFAAKQYNKSNCYVCDKARPHLGTVPLNIPSSAESCFLSLYTNTFVNQSACTTWKEKYPTLTKTPHPGEGITIYSGNYTCYRGKGEGRFLGNFTSNYCSKYSNLTTQNHTQSLGDIYWICGDMKICARLEGQWSGECALAKVIMPLHILGGNNTYTHAHPTSSHRTRREAIPGSFDPHIYIDAIGVPRGSQMNLRPVTRSKLDLNPSSPS